Proteins found in one Triticum urartu cultivar G1812 chromosome 4, Tu2.1, whole genome shotgun sequence genomic segment:
- the LOC125551970 gene encoding malonyl CoA-acyl carrier protein transacylase, with the protein MLLRPPRLPRLSPRRLRSDSPMASTLALLRPSAPSPATNLRAPFRSRVSTRVSVGSAVAAGADTLFADYKPTTAFLFPGQGAQAVGMGKEALNVRAAAELFDKANDILGYDLLNLCIDGPKEKLNSTVISQPAIYVTSLAAVEVLRAREEGQSVINSVDVTCGLSLGEYTALAFAGAFSFEDGLKLVKLRGEAMQDASDAANSAMVSVIGLDSEKVQQLCDAANEDVDEKERVQIANFLCPGNYAVSGGVKGIEAVEAKAKSFKARMTVRLAVAGAFHTSFMQPAVSRLESALAATEIRSPRIPVISNVDAQPHSDPETIKKILAQQVTSPVHWETTVTTLLGRGLEKSYELGPGKVIAGIIKRINKGASIENIGA; encoded by the exons ATGCTCCTCCGCCCTCCTCGCCTCCCACGCCTCTCTCCTCGCCGCCTCCGCTCGGACTCTCCGATGGCTTCCACGCTCGCCTTGCTCAGGCCGTCCGCGCCGAGCCCGGCGACGAACCTGAGGGCGCCATTCAGATCTCGGGTCTCCACTAGAGTGTCCGTCGGGTCGGCAGTCGCAGCGGGCGCCGACACGCTCTTCGCCGACTACAAACCCACCACCGCATTCCTTTTCCCCGGCCAG GGTGCTCAGGCTGTTGGAATGGGTAAAGAAGCTCTTAATGTTCGAGCAGCTGCAGAACTATTTGATAAGGCAAATGATATACTTGG CTATGACTTGCTGAATCTTTGCATCGATGGACCAAAAGAAAAGCTGAACTCAACAGTGATCAGTCAG CCAGCTATATATGTTACCAGCCTTGCAGCTGTAGAAGTGTTGCGCGCACGTGAAGAAGGCCAATCTGTAATTAACTCCGTAGATGTCACATGTGGTCTCAGCTTGGGAGAATATACCGCGCTTGCATTTGCTGGTGCCTTTAG CTTTGAGGATGGTCTGAAGCTTGTCAAGCTTAGAGGAGAAGCCATGCAG GATGCCTCAGACGCTGCCAATAGTGCGATGGTTAGTGTCATTGGTCTAGATTCAGAAAAGGTGCAACAATTATGCGATGCTGCAAATGAGGATGTGGATGAAAAGGAAAGAGTTCAAATAGCAAATTTTCTCTGTCCT GGTAACTATGCAGTTTCTGGTGGTGTGAAGGGTATTGAAGCAGTTGAAGCCAAAGCAAAGTCTTTTAAGGCCAGAATGACG GTTCGCCTAGCTGTTGCTGGTGCTTTCCACacaagcttcatgcaacccgctgtCTCGAGATTGGAGTCTGCATTGGCTGCTACAGAGATTAGATCACCGAGAATCCCAGTAATCTCCAATGTTGATGCACAGCCCCACTCCGATCCTGAGACAATCAAGAAGATTTTGGCACAACAG GTAACCTCTCCTGTGCATTGGGAGACTACTGTGACAACTCTTTTGGGTAGAGGCCTTGAGAAGAGCTATGAACTCGGACCTGGAAAG